A genomic segment from Kiritimatiellia bacterium encodes:
- the mrdA gene encoding penicillin-binding protein 2, whose protein sequence is MTRARRPLDWELARIRALLVLALLALGTIEVALWRLQVSRGQNYRRDLARQSVRRVRVPGPRGCIYDRHGRLLADNRPSYGLVLYLEELRPRRRGEPLIPRILGTLDEVAAVIGLPPQVDTNDLRAHIRRRLPLPLPAWRDLPEAAIARWAEMGGRIGGADLSVEPVRVYPAGTNACHVIGYVSRADLSTLEEEPYHYHLSDMAGAAGIEKVYDSLLRGRAGVRLVRVDAAGYRYQDLGGTEPVPGADLRLTLDLDLQAAAESALGEHHGALVALDPSDGAILAMASRPAYDPGSFVPAISEADWERLQQDPARPLFNRAVAAAYAPGSTFKPIVAIAALQHGRISPATVFRCSGALTLGNARFRCWDTLGHGALDLAGAIRYSCNVYFFHAGLATGPDAIATTARAVGLGRPTEVDLDQEAAGLVPDPAWKRRAWRDAWRDGDTCNLSIGQGPITATPLQMAVVAAALANGGHRVTPHLLLAVRPAGTDEFQPSPVRPRQSLGWPAGALEAVRRGMRDVVMAEDGTGRRMRVAGMELAGKTGTAEYGPKREGRKRGWMIAFGPLPRPSLAVAMVVEDAVSGGTTVAPRLQQFFAAALARSAPPNRNGGPQ, encoded by the coding sequence ATGACGCGTGCGCGGCGGCCGCTGGACTGGGAACTGGCGCGGATCCGCGCACTGCTGGTGCTCGCGCTGTTGGCACTCGGCACGATCGAGGTCGCGCTGTGGCGGCTGCAGGTCAGCCGCGGCCAGAACTATCGGCGCGACCTCGCCCGACAGAGCGTGCGACGAGTCCGCGTCCCCGGCCCCCGCGGCTGCATCTACGACCGTCACGGCCGACTGCTCGCCGACAACCGACCCTCCTATGGGTTGGTCTTGTACCTGGAGGAGCTGCGCCCCCGCCGACGCGGTGAGCCGCTCATTCCGCGGATCCTCGGAACACTGGACGAGGTCGCCGCGGTGATCGGCCTGCCGCCCCAGGTGGACACGAACGATCTGCGCGCCCACATCCGGCGCCGCCTCCCGCTGCCACTGCCGGCCTGGCGCGATTTACCCGAGGCCGCGATCGCGCGCTGGGCGGAGATGGGTGGCCGGATCGGCGGTGCGGACTTGAGTGTCGAGCCTGTCCGCGTCTACCCCGCCGGCACCAACGCCTGCCACGTGATCGGCTACGTCAGCCGCGCCGACCTCAGCACGCTTGAGGAAGAGCCGTACCACTACCACCTTTCTGACATGGCGGGTGCCGCCGGTATCGAAAAGGTATACGACTCGTTGCTGCGCGGCCGCGCAGGCGTTCGACTGGTCCGGGTGGACGCGGCCGGCTACCGCTATCAGGATCTCGGCGGCACCGAACCGGTGCCCGGCGCTGACCTCCGGCTGACGCTCGACCTCGATCTGCAAGCGGCCGCCGAGTCCGCGTTGGGCGAGCACCACGGCGCGCTCGTGGCACTCGATCCGTCCGATGGCGCGATCCTCGCGATGGCCAGCCGGCCGGCTTACGACCCCGGCTCGTTCGTGCCCGCGATTTCCGAGGCCGATTGGGAGCGGCTGCAACAGGATCCGGCGCGGCCGCTGTTCAACCGCGCGGTCGCCGCTGCCTACGCGCCCGGCAGCACGTTCAAACCCATCGTCGCGATCGCAGCACTGCAACACGGACGGATCTCCCCCGCCACCGTCTTCCGTTGTTCCGGTGCGCTCACGCTCGGCAATGCGCGGTTCCGTTGTTGGGACACGCTCGGCCATGGCGCGCTGGACCTCGCCGGAGCGATCCGCTACTCCTGCAACGTCTATTTCTTTCACGCGGGCCTCGCGACTGGGCCGGATGCGATCGCCACCACCGCCCGGGCTGTCGGTCTCGGTCGGCCCACGGAGGTGGACCTCGATCAGGAGGCGGCAGGCCTGGTTCCGGATCCAGCCTGGAAGCGCCGCGCCTGGCGTGACGCCTGGCGTGACGGCGATACCTGCAACCTTTCCATCGGACAGGGGCCGATCACCGCAACGCCGCTGCAGATGGCGGTCGTTGCGGCTGCGCTCGCGAACGGTGGTCATCGGGTGACGCCGCATCTGCTGCTCGCGGTGCGACCGGCCGGCACCGACGAGTTCCAGCCCTCGCCGGTGCGCCCGCGGCAATCGCTGGGCTGGCCGGCGGGCGCGCTGGAGGCGGTGCGGCGCGGCATGCGCGACGTGGTGATGGCGGAGGATGGAACCGGTCGCCGCATGCGCGTCGCGGGCATGGAGCTGGCGGGAAAAACGGGCACCGCGGAGTACGGTCCCAAACGCGAGGGTCGTAAGCGCGGGTGGATGATTGCGTTCGGGCCGCTGCCCCGGCCGTCCCTGGCGGTGGCGATGGTGGTGGAGGACGCCGTCAGTGGCGGCACGACGGTGGCCCCGCGTCTGCAGCAGTTCTTTGCCGCGGCGCTCGCGCGTTCGGCGCCCCCAAACCGGAACGGAGGGCCGCAGTGA